A genomic region of Vitis vinifera cultivar Pinot Noir 40024 chromosome 7, ASM3070453v1 contains the following coding sequences:
- the LOC104879889 gene encoding uncharacterized protein LOC104879889: MVPIRYNTWRDVPEQLKDKLWDSIEIAFTLDKKSRRNCMLTVGKCFRSFKNTLTVKHILPFKDEPELLKKPPAGYHFIDDEDWNIFVKNRLSEKFQEYREAQKQRRKKHIYNHHLSRKGYAGLEEEMMIEAGSTESIDRSLLWKRAMQKKDGSYDDVVLPVVEKIDELMKESQESGISYSGSNDILSQALGTPEYTGRVRAKGKHYTPGRYFNSMSERVVRDFLKATQERQAKFEADVLARLSQIGVATPQSDVSSSNMKSKLLLLPEVVEKPIRKVEEETLPMKIEPHMKARKCELAVGTRENTVAGGTIVMDCGPNYLVVLDAPYESNTPLPIPIPGQATTVGAAVGYQVLWPTHLVNLSTKFIKGSQKGKRQKTTENDLKIGENPQDINNFDALVGLMLNEGKAQGVEVPNDVFGESFKTFLMKEDMDMIISFKEVSANCVIYYIWHLQKKLSDARLTERFAFINPALVSKAGMGETTKENRSRLIANRLMHAKCADYIFIPYNPNFHWVLVALDMRTMTAYYLDPIQKQPCDDLKEIVNMALRIHPPEKQRSSKREPTWVKVVMPSFQSSKSCRSHFDDSQKFSSHDK; encoded by the exons ATGGTACCAATCAGATATAACACATGGCGAGATGTCCCTGAACAATTGAAGGATAAGTTGTGGGACTCTATTgag ATTGCTTTTACATTAGACAAGAAAAGCAGAAGGAATTGTATGCTTACAGTGGGAAAATGTTTTCGATCTTTTAAGAATACGTTGACTGTGAAACATATTCTTCCTTTCAAAGATGAGCCAGAGCTTCTTAAGAAACCACCAGCTGGATATCATTTTATCGATGATGAAGATTggaatatttttgtgaaaaataggTTGTCTGAAAAATTCCAG GAATATAGGGAAGCACAAAAACAGAGAAGAAAGAAGCATATATATAATCATCATCTAAGTAGAAAAGGGTATGCTGGACTTGAAGAAGAGATG ATGATTGAAGCTGGCTCCACAGAAAGCATTGATAGGAGTTTACTTTGGAAGAGGGCAATGCAAAAAAAAGATGGCAGCTATGATGATGTGGTCCTACCGGTAGTGGAAAAAATA GATGAATTGATGAAAGAGTCTCAAGAGAGTGGCATAAGCTATAGTGGGAGCAATGACATACTTTCTCAAGCACTAGGTACTCCTGAGTATACTGGTCGGGTTCGAGCTAAAGGGAAGCACTACACGCCTGGACGCTATTTCAATAGTATGTCAGAACGTGTTGTGAGGGATTTTTTAAAAGCAACTCAAGAACGTCAAGCTAAGTTTGAGGCTGATGTGTTAGCGAGACTATCTCAGATAGGAGTTGCTACACCACAATCCGATGTGAGTAGTTCCAACATGAAATCAAAACTGTTGCTTCTACCAGAAGTAGTGGAGAAACCAATTCGTAAAGTTGAGGAGGAGACCTTACCTATGAAAATAGAACCACACATGAAG GCAAGAAAATGTGAGTTGGCAGTAGGGACCAGAGAAAATACAGTGGCTGGTGGAACAATTGTAATGGATTGTGGTCCCAACTACCTAGTTGTTTTGGATGCTCCCTATGAGTCAAATACACCGCTTCCTATTCCCATTCCTGGACAAGCTACAACAGTTGGAGCGGCAGTGGGCTACCAAGTTTTATGGCCAACCCATTTAGTCAATTTGAGTACTAAATTCATTAAG GGATCTCAAAAAgggaaaagacaaaaaacaacaGAAAATGACTTGAAAATTGGTGAAAACCCTCAAGATATCAACAATTTTGATGCATTAGTAGGTCTCATGCTAAATGAGGGGAAAGCACAAGGTGTGGAGGTCCCAAATGATGTATTTGGCGAGAGTTTTAAGACCTTCCTTATGAAAGAAGACATGGATATGATAATTTCATTTAAGGAAGTGTCGGCTAATTGTGTCATATATTATATAtg GCACCTACAGAAAAAGCTAAGTGATGCAAGGCTCACCGAACGATTTGCTTTTATCAATCCAGCTTTAGTCTCTAAAGCTGGAATGGGTGAGACAACAAAGGAAAATAGGTCAAGGTTGATTGCAAATCGTTTAATGCATGCAAAGTGTGCTGACTACATTTTTATTCCATATAACCCTAa TTTCCACTGGGTCTTGGTGGCATTGGATATGAGGACAATGACTGCGTACTACCTTGATCCGATTCAAAAGCAACCATGTGATGATCTTAAGGAAATTGTTAACAT GGCACTACGAATTCATCCACCAGAGAAACAAAGATCATCAAAGAGGGAGCCGACATGGGTAAAAGTAGTG ATGCCCTCATTTCAGTCCAGTAAGAGTTGTAGATCACATTTTGACGATTCTCAGAAGTTCTCATCTCatgataa GTAA
- the LOC104879888 gene encoding G-type lectin S-receptor-like serine/threonine-protein kinase B120, whose protein sequence is MSSDTFNNIYSFNSVSNANEIYFSYSVPEGVVSDWVLTSEGGLFYTSRPVFVLDDQCARYEEYPGCAVQNPPTCRTRKDGFMKQSVLISGSPSSIKEKSSLGLRDCKALCWNDCSCTAYNSLYTNGTGCRFWSTKFALVLKDDANQEELYVLSSSRVTGSSWWIWVIIAGVVLVVLLVLVVLLLTGSLYYSRRKFRGEREMEEAALLELTTSNSFSDSKDVEHDGKRGAHDLKLFSFDSIVAATNNFSSENKLGEGGFGPVYKGKLPEGQEIAVKRLSRGSNQGLVEFKTEIRLIVKLQHMNLVRLLGCYIKGEEKMLIYEFMPNKSLDLFLFGLNTSLFSSFYLHDFSLCSYMSSSN, encoded by the exons ATGAGCTCTGATACTTTCAATAACATCTACAGTTTTAACAGTGTTTCGAATGCAAACGAGATTTACTTTAGCTATTCAGTTCCAGAAGGAGTTGTTTCAGACTGGGTATTGACCTCGGAAGGGGGACTTTTTTACACTAGTAGACCTGTATTTGTGCTGGACGATCAGTGCGCTAGGTATGAAGAATATCCAGGGTGTGCAGTGCAAAACCCACCCACTTGCAGGACTAGAAAAGACGGATTCATGAAGCAATCGGTTCTCATATCAGGATCACcatcatcaataaaagaaaaatcgaGCTTGGGCCTTAGGGATTGTAAGGCTTTATGCTGGAATGATTGTTCTTGTACTGCTTATAATAGTTTATACACTAACGGAACTGGATGTCGGTTTTGGAGTACAAAATTTGCACTAGTCCTCAAGGATGACGCAAATCAGGAGGAGCTCTATGTTTTATCCTCATCACGAGTTACGG GGAGCAGTTGGTGGATATGGGTCATTATTGCAGGAGTGGTACTTGTGGTCTTGTTGGTACTTGTGGTCTTGTTACTTACGGGCTCCTTATACTATTCAAGGAGAAAATTCAGAG GGGAGAGAGAAATGGAGGAAGCTGCGCTGCTTGAATTGACAACTTCAAACAGCTTTAGTGATTCAAAAGATGTTGAACATGATGGAAAGAGGGGGGCTCATGATCTTAAACTGTTCAGTTTTGATTCTATTGTGGCTGCCACGAATAACTTTTCATCTGAAAATAAACTTGGAGAGGGTGGTTTTGGCCCGGTTTATAag GGGAAATTACCTGAGGGGCAAGAAATAGCAGTGAAGAGACTTTCAAGGGGCTCCAACCAAGGATTGGTGGAGTTTAAAACTGAGATTAGACTGATCGTCAAACTCCAACACATGAATCTTGTTAGACTTTTGGGTTGCTACATCAAGGGAGAAGAAAAGATGTTAATCTATGAGTTCATGCCCAACAAAAGCTTGGACTTATTCCTCTTTGGTTTGAATACttcccttttttcttccttttatctGCATGACTTTTCCTTATGTTCTTACATGTCATCATCCAACTAG